ACAGTACATTGATGAGCGGGAAGAAAAACGGCAAAAAGGCTTCGATATAGTGCATCATAGGCGGTATAATGCAACTGATGCTGGCTGGCTGATTTTCAACGGAATACGGGAAGTTGGCGGCCATCCAATCGGTCTATTCAAACCGGCGCACCGTGACGAGGTGGTGGTGCTGGGCTTGAGTGATTACGCCCGGCGGCGACTGGGCAAACTCAAATTGGGATCTGAAGTGACCATCAACAAAATTGGTCAGGTACGGATTGGTAAAGGTAGAAATAAGTAATATGGGTATTTTCAGCAAGCAACACCGAAATAATGCAGCCGGCCATCGGGAAGAACCGATTTCCAAAAACAGGGAACGCTGGGTAGCAGTGGGTCTGCTGTTGGGTAGCGTATTACTCGGCCTGTCGGCAGCGACACAGTATTTTGCTGCCGCTGCCGGTTATGACCCTGCTTTGGGTTTCCATATCGGCAAGCTTTATATGCCGTGGAGTATTTTGATTTGGTACGGTAAGTGGCGGTCGGTGTATCCCAAGCCGTTAATGACGGCATTCAGCATCATGTTGGTGCTGGTCACTCTGAGTATGATGGGCATACTGATATGGCGCATTGTCAGAGCAAACACCAATAAGGCACACGAATCCTTGCACGGTTCGGCACGATGGGCTGACCGTAAGGATATCGAAACCGCTGGCTTGCTACCGAAAAAAGGACAGGATAGCGACGGTGTGTACGTTGGTGGCTGGCTCGACAAACAGGGTAAGCTGCATTATTTGCGCCATTCCGGTCCGGAGCATGTACTGACTTACGCACCGACCCGTTCCGGTAAAGGTTTGGGTTTGGTTATCCCGACCTTGTTGTCATGGCCGCACAGTACGGTCATTACCGATTTGAAAGGCGAATTGTGGGCATTGACCGCCGGTTGGCGCCGCCAATACGCCTATAACAAGGTTATCCGCTTCGAGCCGGCCACTGCCGCTGGTAGTGCTGCCTGGAATCCGTTGGAGGAGATCCGTATCGGTACCGAGTATGAAATCGGCGACGTGCAGAATTTAGCTACCATGATTGTGGATCCAGACGGGAAAGGGTTGGTCAGCCACTGGGAAAAAACCGCATTTGCCCTGCTGACGGGCGTTATTTTGTTTGCCTTGTACAAAGAGCGGAAAAACGGGCGGATGGCCACTTTACCGGGGATCGACCGGATGTTATCCAATCCGGAACAACCGGTGCAGGATTTATGGGTCGAAATGGCGACCCATTCCCAGGACTATACCGATGATGGCCGTGAGTTACTGGTGGTGTCCTCCGCCGGACAGGATATGTTGGATAGGCCGGACGAAGAGGCCGGTTCCGTCCTTTCTACGGCCAAATCCTATTTGGCCTTGTACCGCGACACGGTGGTGGCAGCCAATGTCAGCCGTTCGGACTTTCGGATTAAAGACCTGATGAATGACGAAAGCCCGGTCAGCCTATACATCATTACCCAGCCGAACGATAAATTGCGGTTGCGCCCGTTGGTGCGTATTTTGGTAAATATGATTTTCCGGTTGCTGGCGGACAAAATGGAGTTTGAGAACGGGCGGCCGAAGGCCAATTACAAGCATCGGCTGCTGTTTATGGCGGATGAATTTCCCAGTTTGGGCAAGTTGGATATTCTGCAAGAGTCGCTGGCGTTTGTTGCCGGTTACGGGATCAAATGCTACCTGATTACTCAGGATTTGAACCAATTGAAGAGTCGGGAAACCGGCTATGGTCCGGATGAGACCATTACCTCAAACTGCCACGTCCAAAACGCTTATCCGCCCAACCGGATTGAAACGGCAGAACATCTGTCTAAGCTGACCGGTGTTACAACGGTGGTCAAAGAACAAATCACCACCAGCGGCAAACGCGCCAGTGCCATGTTGAGCCAGGTGTCGCGCACGACGCAGGAAGTACAACGGCCCTTGCTGACAGCCGACGAGTGCATGCGCATGAAGGGGCCGGTTAAAGATGCCAACGGTATGGTTACCGAGGCCGGTGATATGGTGATTTATGTGGCGGGTTATCCGGCGATTTACGGCCGCCAGATC
This Eikenella exigua DNA region includes the following protein-coding sequences:
- a CDS encoding type IV secretory system conjugative DNA transfer family protein — protein: MGIFSKQHRNNAAGHREEPISKNRERWVAVGLLLGSVLLGLSAATQYFAAAAGYDPALGFHIGKLYMPWSILIWYGKWRSVYPKPLMTAFSIMLVLVTLSMMGILIWRIVRANTNKAHESLHGSARWADRKDIETAGLLPKKGQDSDGVYVGGWLDKQGKLHYLRHSGPEHVLTYAPTRSGKGLGLVIPTLLSWPHSTVITDLKGELWALTAGWRRQYAYNKVIRFEPATAAGSAAWNPLEEIRIGTEYEIGDVQNLATMIVDPDGKGLVSHWEKTAFALLTGVILFALYKERKNGRMATLPGIDRMLSNPEQPVQDLWVEMATHSQDYTDDGRELLVVSSAGQDMLDRPDEEAGSVLSTAKSYLALYRDTVVAANVSRSDFRIKDLMNDESPVSLYIITQPNDKLRLRPLVRILVNMIFRLLADKMEFENGRPKANYKHRLLFMADEFPSLGKLDILQESLAFVAGYGIKCYLITQDLNQLKSRETGYGPDETITSNCHVQNAYPPNRIETAEHLSKLTGVTTVVKEQITTSGKRASAMLSQVSRTTQEVQRPLLTADECMRMKGPVKDANGMVTEAGDMVIYVAGYPAIYGRQILYFMDPAFSVRAKVPAPRHTDRTRTCIRISDAPSAFDLMT